The genomic region CAACTACAATCACCTGCACTGGATGTTAGAAAAGTGTAAAAAGTCTAGCTGCCCAGTTGACATAGTTCTGAGCTTCTTTACTGGCCTTTCTGGTTTGACAAACTGAAACTTGAAATTTGAACCAGAGAGAGATGTCGCACAAATCTGAATCGTTTTAGAGAATAAACACGTCATTATCAAATGGTATTTTTCCTTTGATTTACTCTTAATGAGACACAGTCTGTTAGTAAACAGTGATACAGCAGTTTCAATAGCACACAGAGTATTCTTGGTGGGATGATTGTGCTGCCACATAAAAGAACGCACATCTCTGCACTGGCTTTCCTGCCGTCTGCTTGTGAAGACTTGACAGCAACGATACTTCAGAGGTGAGACTCAACCCCAACCAATACCTCAGAGATGGGCTTCCAGGAAAGCTGAGCACACACCGCTTCCCTCCCTGCTCAGTGCATTGTTAATAGCGTTGTGGTCTTACTGACATTTTGGGTTGGTTTCCTAGGATATGGAGCAAATGCGCCTGCCATCTCATAGTTGTGGGTGCAGCAGTTTCCATTACCTATTATCTTTCAATCACAAAATTCTGCTTACAAGCACAAGTAACCCCTATTAGTGGGCTCTtgggacaaaaaaaagtgtctttCGAGTTTCGACCTTGCAGCTGTGAGAGCTGCAAGACATTTAGAACTGCATCGAAGCAAACGATTTACATCAGCTGTGAATTTAACTAATAACGCCCATTGTCTAGATTCTGTagtctttatctttttttggtATTGGTATATTTTAATCAGTTCGGTGCAAGTCCTCAGTCCTGTCCACAACTGTTTCATTTTTCCAAGTTCATGCAGAGACAGTGGGAACTCCACCATAAAGTGTGCAATAGGTTCGAAGTAAAATGGCAACTACGTCACACTTAACCATAAATTGCACAGACTGCATTTAGTCTACAAGCTGATGTATCTGTTTCCCAGAAGTGTCATGCTGAAAGCGGTCCTCGCAGCAACAGTAGCAACAGCTTTAGCAGCAAAGAATGGGTTAGGTGGGAGGGTGGGGTTTTGGGGTCTAACCAGGCCGTCTACGCGGCTGCTCCAGTTAATATAACCTGAAAGAGAAGACTAAAATGAATCACTGAATCAGCAAGTGACTCTATCAATTAGTTGTCTTCTCACACATTCTTCTTCTGTTGCATAATGGAAGTTGATGTGGTCAGGATGACTGACTTTGCTCAGAAGTGcctgaaaatgacaatgaactTCTCTACCTGAAATCAACGACATTACTCATCCTCTTTGGAAACATGCAATTTCCTTACACAGCAGGTTTTGTAACTTTGTCCTAAAATActtcatagttttcataaatgaaGCTATTGTTATGACATTATATGACAAGAGACATTTATATGCCAATATAAACTTTGGATGGATGTGCTAAATGAACACAGGAGATGAAAGAGTTTTCAATAAACCATTGTATTATAAAATatgtaatataaaaaacaaGTTATGTGTCAGAGTCATCATCAGAAGAAGAATAACAGTCTAGTCCCAAGACATGACCAGTCCTTTCCTCCATTGTCTCAATGTTGGATGACTTCCCAGGTATCCTCCCTGCTGCTCCACAGTTTGAGTTATTCTCTTGGAAGGCAGCTTTCTGCCCAACAGTCTCTGATACCCCATCTTTGCTTTTCTCTGAATATATTTGTCTTGAATGGGAATTATTAAGATTTGGCAAGCCACACTGCAGGATCCTGGCAAGACTCTGCGTTTGAGAGGAACTAGGCTGAACTGGTGTTCCTCTGAATGAAGCAGCAGCCACTGCCAGCCGAGTTTGATCAAAAGAAAGCGGCTGGTCCTGAACTGCGCACATGGCCTTTGAGGTTTCAGAGACCAGCTTAGTGGGTGCAAAACATCCTGCCATTCTGCTAATAAAGACACTTTCATTTTGCTGACTGCCATCGTTTTGTGAGTCACAGGTCCGAGGGtttttaactgtaaataaaaatgaacacacGTGAGATATATGTATGACCAATACCACTGTcttaaagcaacaacaaaacacacaatgttAATTTCACAGGATAACAATTTGTGTTAAAGATGATtatgttttaatataatttttttacgCTACATCTGgcaatttaaaaattgtgtTGTTACTGATATAActgtttgttctaatttttatattattattttttttccaggtggTCTCAAAAATATTATAGAATATTTTACTGAGTATCAATATGACAGATTGAAATGCATTATGTAGCATGAACGTAATGATGCATTAACCTTCTCTTTCATGGcgtgcatttttaatttctctttgctatttgggctgattgggacctgataaaaaaaacaaaaaaacaaaacaaagaactgaCTTTTTACCTGactttgctctacaagggcctgatatccacatgaggacatttgttttaaaatttgatagaacagtggcagcatAATGTCCTTGTAGAGCCAAATTTAGTACTGTGGTCTAgaccagcagtccccaacccccgggcctcggaccggtaccgggccgtgagagttgaggctcaggtgtgaaatgtgcggttttcagggtttttatcggttttcagcgttattttgttatcgttttgatcgttaactcagttttcctgggtcttttcacgtgtgttatgaataaatcttctttttttcggtaccggtactagttttattttgttgtatttatccgcgacacattaaagaccggtccgtgaaaatattgtcgggcataaaccggtccgtggtgcaaaaaaggttggagaccgctggtctagacaacccaaaatgtgatgtccacatatgtggacaccaggtcctaggaggttaatattTACAAGGTAAACACCTTACATTAGTCAAATGTAATGTcagctcaaaataaaaaaaagatgtatatGCTAACTCACAGATTCTATATTGTTTAGTAAAGTCTTGTTACAAGGCCTTGCGTTACAGTTGTGGTCTGCAGTTTCCATCCAGTCATCATGAGCATGAATGTAAGGATAGTTGTAGGCTCTTCATGATTTCcttgaattgttttttttttccagagaagATTAATTATgtaacattaaaattaaatgactttaaaaaacaggaaTTGGGGCGCAGAAGTTTAAATTATCACTtattctaattattattattgaatttCTCTAATTCACACAAGATCAAAATTTAGGATGAAATATATAATTTGATAACTCTCGCTGGATGTTTTCCCACTGTTCTTGGCAAAATTActagagttcatttaaattggttaTTTTCATGTCACAGACCTGGTTATTCAATAGGATTGAGGCTGTGGCTTTGGCAAAGCCATTCCAGGATCTAAACACATCAAAAAACATGTGGACACTTGTGTCCATGTTTCAACCATTTGGCTGTTAAACTGAAGGGAAGTTGTAGAAGTTGAATGTAGTCCCCTTTCATTATATCGTCTACTTTGTGTAATGTACCTGTACCACTGACAGCAAAATGGCCCCACAGCTTCATGCTACCACCATTACCAGATTTACCTGAAGGTGCATATACTTTTGACCctctgaaaagaaaattcaaaataaactcatcctggaaaaagaactgttcaaagaaatcatgaaaaattGCCATTCATGGTATTGATGGTACCATTCATTCCTCTTATTCATGCCCATGTTGAGTGTATACAAACAACTAAGTGTTTTCACCGTCAACATCTTGGAGTTTTGAAACCTGATGCCACGAGCTGGTGATGGATCTGAATGCGAAACTCAAAGAACACACTCACCAGCTCAGCTTGCCCTGGTCTATCCTGCTTTCTGAAACTAATAATGGCCAtcatttacaaatattttattcagtatGAACTAAAAGTAGCAAAGTTGTTACTTAGGAGTCACTtaagctttagcttcacttttcagacttgGAAATTATGTATATGGTTTATCTTATTTCCACATTACACATTCAGACTGTATTTTTTGTGACATTCTAAGATGAAATATTCTCAtaagtcaaaaagaaaaactattagtTTCACTCAAAGCAGAAGATTAACTTCTTACCAATTGCTGGAGAATCTTGCATATCTGCTCTTCGTTTGCAATAAGCTCGAGGAGTCCATGGCTTGTGTTTACAAGATGGATCAAGAACTCGTAGTTTGGCAATGAAGCGTTTGTACTCTTTCTCTAAGGCCTCAATGTGCAGCTGAAACTCTCCTATCTTCCTCTCCGGGTAATGAGAAAGTTGTGAttgctggaaaaacaacaagaacttggtaaagtataaataaataaataataaaataaacccaATCTTGCTTTGTTACAAACACTCACCTGTAGATAATACTCAATTTCATTCTTGATGCTGGGGATCCactttttcacagcagcagctgaattAAGAGTAGACTGTGAAAGGAAATGGCTTGATGAAATTAGCCAGTTAAGTGAATTATGGTGACAATTTCAtgacttttgtgtgttttgtttgcttcttcATTACCAGCTTTGGTCGACGCTCGTGAATATCTCTGAGGCGTCCCTCtgtaaaggaaaagaaaccAGTGTAGCCAAAGTCCATCTAGAACATAAGTGAGCCCCCCAGCGAGGTGCAATACCATCTTAGATAAAGTGCACAAAGTGCCAGTGAATATCTTCATCAAAACATGGTCAAAGGTCACAAGGAAGATATTACTAATAACATAGATAAATTAACTAACGAACAAAAAAATCCTGCTAAATATTCTTTTCAGTAGCACAACAGTTACTTGCCTTGAGATTCTTAGCATAATGTTGCCTcttattaattattttgttttcctgcagaaTAGCCCACAGGCCATATTTTATGTGTCTGTAATCTAGAAACATGTCTAACCACTCAGCCATCTTGGTCGACCTAAAGGCAGTTATTTGGGCAGTTATTCTGCAGCCTTATGAAAATGACCTTAAATTTCATTAGCCATCTGGgcatgaaatatttatttacagattCACTTGATGAAAATGCTTCTAGTATCATCCACCTAActttatagatagatatagataaaaGTTACTCCCCTCTTGTTTTATATCTGGGGAAGTTTCTGATTAAGAAGTACTTACTTGTCCCTACTGGGAAATCATCCACAATCACCTTAAAGCTTTTATGTAACAGTCATCTTactcttcttttttctattttcgaACATAACAACAGGTAAAAATGCAAACTTATATTTTAGTTGCTTTTGTCTCTGGTTATCTCTGGGTTTCAGAAGGGATCGCTTATGGTCGGATATGCGTTTTCACGTGGGCTAAAGCCTGTGTATTAAACCAAGTGAATATGTGAGAATGAGAGACAGTGGACAAATAATGCTATGTAGTCCAGCAAAACTCCTACTTTTTGAGCTTTGGTGAGTGTGTAAACTACAAGATTTCAATGTATGTTTTTAATTGGACTAGCAGCTGAGGGTTAGCACTACTGTAGTTAACAGGCAGAGCTAGCTGCCCCCAAAGCGGCTTGTTTTTATCAACTGAATGCATATCGCACTAAACGTATTACCCGCttaccctctctctctttctggagCCACAGTCTGTTCAGTCTGCCCTGctgtttttcctcatttctCGCCATTTCCACTTCGTCCACAAAAACCGCTGCGAATAAGGAAAAACAATATCACGTGACACACAACAGCCCTCACGTGATCTCAACCAACATAACGCGAGAGCAGCAGTTAAAATCGCAAAATACATGCAATCCCTCGTAAAACCAAACCCAAAATGTTTGTCTTGTGGTTCGTTGGTAAGCGAACGAAATGAAATGTAATATATGGGTTAAAGCGTGCAAACCaagtgcatttctttttctttttattattattatattattatttttttaaatattattattattatattttttaatctattaCCTGCAAAGGAGCAGGAAATCCGAATATTCAAGCAGAATCTGTGTAGAAAATAGTGTACATAACAATCGCCCCTGTTACAGATTTATTACATGCAAAGTTGTTAGACATGATTAGATATGTTTTGTGCtggataattatttaaaaaaaacagacattacTTAAAAATATCTAATAATACTTAAGTAGCTTTAAAAAGTTCGGgcgatttaaaatataattaagcTACTTAAATGTAGAATTGCACTTTTCATAATCACAGACGTTATACATATTCTTAAATGGAAATTATTCATTCATATATGTGCATATCAATTTAATGAGTAAATGTATCTATAACAATTAAGTTGACATATCTGcaacaaaatgtaaacaatcatttatactgtttattttatttcaagcaaCTAAGATGTTCAAATGAATTATATGGAGTAGaaagaacaacattttcatccaAAATATAGAACAGGGAAAGTAACAAGAAGcccctttaaaaaaagacagtagCGCAACATTGAAATACTAATATAAATTACATTAAACCTGTACTTCAGTAAGGTATTTGAGTAAATGTACGTTAAGTTACATTCCTAATCGCTGTCATTGATATCCAGTGACGTTTACCACTGTAAGATTAACAGCACTCTAGTCCAGCCTAGTCAAGCACAACAACTACTGGCAATATTTGGGTAACAAAATACATCCTCAAACATATTCTTTaaatttgttatttacatatttctTCACAAGCCTTGACATGATAACAGTCTAGCCTATGGGTGTGCAATCTGCTCCATATATGGTGGCCTCCATAATGTTTAGGATAAAGTCACATTTCTATAGTTTTGCCTCTGAAGTGCAGATTTTCAAATGTAATTCAAGGGTTTTTACATAAATCGTGCATGAACcagaattacagccatttttataaacagtcccccattttcagaggctcaaaatgaATAGGAAAATTGACTGACCAAGAGGTTTCATGGTCAAGTGAAACCTGTTTCACTGTTATTTCATGACAAACAAAGCAGACATACatctcagcaacaccaaaaggccAGAAAGatcacagaaaacagagaagtgAATAATTttgtattataaattatttccATAGTTAAGAATAACAGCTTTGCAATATCTAACCAAGTCCAGAACTGTCAAGAGACATAAACCATGAAAGGAAATACTGAGAGTGCAAACCACTGATTACACTCAGGAACATAAAGGTCACATTTGAGTTTTCCAAAAAACATCTAAAGACGCCTGCTtagttctgtttaaaaaaattctttggAAAGTTGAAACCAAGTTGAACTTGTGCCAGAATGGGAGGAGACAAATATGCTCATGAACCAAATTGCATTATCTTTCAAACATTGTGGACTTCAAGTAGTCATTGACtgcaaagggtttttttttatccaagtATTAAAAAGAGTCTAtagtttttacatatattttagtTTGTCCTATTAATTTTGAGCCTCTATAAATGGGgcactgtgtataaaaatgactGTAAATCTTAAATGGttcatacaaaaaaatttaacacCTCGAATTAAAGTTGAACATCTGCACTTGAATCAAatattgattgtttgatttgaattgaatttgatttaaaagtTGTATCCAAACTTTATGGATGACACTCATTTGGGAGTTTTTTGGAACCTATATTGACTGAAAAATGGCAGTGTGCGGCCACTGAACCTATAGTTTAAttataaatttgtttaaaaaaggagcCGTATCAGACTCGATGACTTTATAAAGCTtttcaacatattttatttacactttcCTCACAGTTGCTGTACACACAGTTAGATGCCGCTCTCCCACTGCCAGCCACACAACtccacaacaacaacgacaTAGGACCCCAGTCAGTCTTTTAAcccggcgaggcgtgattgcggatgccgttgCAGATGCGTTCGCCTACCCTGTAGCGACACCACCGACCACGACCCGCCACACCGACACTTTCATCGCGCAGCTGGGGTGAagaaatatagaaataaaaagaagaatctGTGAATTCTTTCAGTGAATCAGATTATAGAACTAGTCCAGgcagtaaaaatgcatttaagctTTTACATTTCCAATATACCCACTTGATGAGACCTGATATTACCTAAACGTTAGGAAAATTTAGTCTAGTTCTTTGAGGACAGAGCAGTTGACCTCTATCTAATTTGCATTGATCTATATTTTGTGTTAGTAAACTTGTAAAACAGGAGCGATGTCATTTAGTTTTACCCAGTGTAGCAGATGGTGTGAGGGATAGCTGAGCAGTGGAAGCACAGATGAAAGGGCCTAAAGATAAAAGGCCAAAACTAAATACAGCAACTAGGAAAATCGTTCAGGCCcagtttattagtttattttgatgactACTAATGACGCTCAAGAGGAGTTGAAGTTCTTGCCTAAATAGTCCAGGAAGGACTCTTCCTATTCCTTGAGACCAAGTAACCATAAAGTAAAGTCCTGTGCATAAGTCTTGagtcacatctctctctctctctctctctctctctctcttttttttttttttattaaaaaaattgtttCCAATGATTCAGTTTTTCTTGTAAAATTTTCAAGTGCTCTTTTTATGTCTACTTTTCCCtcatttttggcccattttcagatgatttttttgGAACCACTTTACATTGACCTTTGGGTCATTCATCATGAACAATGCAcataactcaagggatgaaccagtgttgtgtctacacataatagAAAACCTAGTAAAGAATCAATTTTCAATTGTATGATTtgccactctttttttttttttagcaattagACTCTATATGGaatccttacgttgggtgagtgctgagtgtttgtatatgtgtgcatgagggtgggaatgcatgtttgtgtctgtgtgtgcctgtttgtctgtgtctatatgtcaggtcgggtcttagactccacctctctgggaactcccaggccctccaaggcctatctcccctcaccacactccctgctggtgactgatgccctcaggggtcagtgtgttggtggttcttggtgtccggggctgggcactcaggtatgtaccagctcactcccggtggctacctggcggggcctggcgcctgttgctcggtcaggcctcctccggggtgcggggggccctcgggcctccggcctctgggcctgcggctcggttcactctggcacagctggctgccggcagagccggcgggcacgccagtgcagccccctctagcttctgctcggtggctactgggttACACCTcatctggggatcctcagcccttcccatgagggtggcacggatgcccctccggtggtccttcttgggctctcgcactctgaggcctctggatgtctggggcctggatctcctccatgcctgcttcatgccctaggggacggggctatggctcgctacatcctcttgcagaccattacatgtggaaaccatttgaatacaagcgcacaggtatgcacacgggtgttcactgctcgtagacttaaattacacctttcttggctgctacttcaaagcacattgtgcgctgtctgtcctgcgtgctgcacaacaacattgaatttttagtatttactgctgtttacacttagctagattaatgcgatggtgttgtgtttagtatattgctttgtttgtttttttacttgttctctgttcttcttctctcaacaggtgatccaggagatttttttttctccccccctttctcactgtccctctccccttctgtttttcttttccttcctctttctttctccctttcctatccctcactcatgtctgtcccatctgtaacatctgaaaataaaatataataaataataaaaacaaaggtcgatcaaatggaccaatacggcaatgccacgatgatccatttggcaaaataaatccattgggtatccttgttggtcttcagacaacaattctgatggctaaagaaccaaatgggacaggcaaaaaaaaaaaaaaaaagactatatgGAATTATTGTTGATCGTCAGATCAGTCTtttgaccttgaaggagaggtcaaaggttaaaTGGAACACAAGCTTTTACATTTGATGTTGTACTTTCTATATGTTAATATTGTGATGTGAGAGTGGCtataaaactgacattttctaAATCTCTGAAAAAATCTCTAAAGAGTATACtgatttaattgtgtttttggttttttttggacaCATTTTCAGTGAATTATTTTAGTTCACTAGTTCCAGGAGGTCAAAGTTCAGActtgtgatgtcatcagtaagtgcaagaaggaaaaaagtaaacagcGTGTGGAACGTGACAGCATGGGTTGCTGATGATATGCTATGCTGCCTGTAAACTCCAAACCTGAACTGAGGAAAATAAAGTTGCCAAAAGGAGAACGGAGCCATGTCTGTCTGAGGGTGCAACATTAACAATACGCATCACACTTGTGAATGTGAGAACTGAGaaacttcacagacatcttGTGACTTAAAAGGCTTTTTGTAAAATTTCAACCAACAAATCATTAAATTGACCTTGCAGACCCCGGTGGATGTAAGCCAAGttttaatggattgttaacaCAACCCCACTATAAACACCCAAAAAGTTTAATCACAGTTCACTCAAATCTATCTTGTTTATAGATGGAATGATGACACGCATTTGTGCTCACATGCCTGCAAGCATACgagcacacatgcatgcaataAACGCTATCAAAAACATAACCACTCAGCAGAgataaaaatccagcaaagatctGACATGAGTCCCGAGAGCTGCATCTGGCTGTTTCATACGGTAAAACATAACCATACagcaggggaaaaaagctgCATCTGGCGCTTCAGTTGAACCATCTACACTTTGCCAAGCCTAATCAGACCTCATCATGCGCTTAGTGGAAGAGCAGCTGTCAAAAAACATTCTTGAAGAAGAGAAACAGGGACAAAAGCTCAGGTGtgcaaaattaaacacagaatgaGCTAAAAATCACTGGCAAAAAATACTGTCAAATTGAATCCTTATATAATTTGTTATAATTCTATTACTTAACACCAAATAAtacaatacatttttatgatGAATATTTTAGCATTGTCCTACGATATTTTTGACCCTTGAtggaaaaaagtacattttacaCACTTTAACAGTTGTTAGTGCGAAGTTTCGTTGACATTTCTTATTCATATAACAGCGTTGGAAAAGTAACAGTTAGCCTGATGAGAAGGAAGCGCACATTTTTCCTGTTGTCATTaaacctcaaaaaaaaaaaaaaaatcccacccTAGTGCTAATAGGTCTTCAGGGGTTTTGCTGCCAGGACCACAATCACACAGGAAGATCTAAATGACGGTAAATGCAGATAATAATCACCGCTGCACAATCATCTACAACATTTTGCAGCTATACCAAGCTTTTGTAAAGCATTTAAATGCATCAAaatctgtgtgagtgaaagataATCTAGTGTGTGAAATTACTGTTCTTAGAATTTTCAGGTATTTGTATTTTACTCAGCATTGTATtttcatagtttttattttctcagaACTTTCCCCCCAAGTTTTCACACAAATTTCTACTCCTAccatttgcaaaataaactcatTGCTTTAGGTTAAAGACATTTGAGGCAAGTTTATATTTATCATCACTGCAGGCCTTCAAACATCAAAGTGATCTGAGCGTGTATTCTCCATCACTGGAGCTTATCAGACAGAAAGAGATAAAATCATATCGTTTATGCATCATTTATAGCAGTTTTAGAAGTGGAGCGAGTGTAAGAAGTAATGTTTTTAAGTGGCAGgtaattttaaaatgcaaagtttcTAAAACTTcaacaaaaatcagcaaaatacAGAAAGTAACTCTATTACAGATCTTTTTGGGTTTGTGCCAAGAATTCATTTGTCAAATCAAATATACGAGCTATCTGTTGTTGTGATCCCTTAAGGGGGAGCAGCTAAAAGAATCTAAGGAGGCAGAAAGTAGAGTAACATAGAAACACTTAAGTAAATTAAACCTTTACTTCAGTAAGATACTCAAGTACATGTACTAAGTTAAATTCCTACCGATCCTCACTATTCCATCCAATGATGTTTGCCAAGATTAACAAGTCCAATGTGTTGGATGAGTTGCTTAACCTAGTCCAACACAATAACAGCAACTGGCAACACAAGTGCCAGGAACCAAGCAATAAGACATAAAGACAAGGACAAAGGTATAAAAAGTACTTTTTGTAActttaattaaatgaaaaattttTAACTGTATCACTAAAATCCAAATCTGTATAGAGAAAGTAGATAAAAGTAAATGCTAAATAGGAGAAAACTCAAAATGAGGTCAACTAAATGAAAACCCTACCCTACCAAGGTTAATATAACATAGCTGACTTGCTTACCAGTTAGTGCACAAGGCAACATTGGCTAGCCTACCAGACACAAAAAGGGGGCTGATGGTTACACAAATACCACATAAATCT from Astatotilapia calliptera chromosome 23, fAstCal1.2, whole genome shotgun sequence harbors:
- the LOC113016791 gene encoding uncharacterized protein LOC113016791, with the protein product MARNEEKQQGRLNRLWLQKEREEGRLRDIHERRPKLSTLNSAAAVKKWIPSIKNEIEYYLQQSQLSHYPERKIGEFQLHIEALEKEYKRFIAKLRVLDPSCKHKPWTPRAYCKRRADMQDSPAIVKNPRTCDSQNDGSQQNESVFISRMAGCFAPTKLVSETSKAMCAVQDQPLSFDQTRLAVAAASFRGTPVQPSSSQTQSLARILQCGLPNLNNSHSRQIYSEKSKDGVSETVGQKAAFQENNSNCGAAGRIPGKSSNIETMEERTGHVLGLDCYSSSDDDSDT